In Sphingomonas sp. R1, a single genomic region encodes these proteins:
- a CDS encoding FUSC family protein, translated as MTAGAAWNALLARITPRTVDAGECVASVLLAILVAHAIGGDNVAWAAFAGYMVMRGHASETVLRGLLRIVGTVAGGLLALGLAPLVATTWLGSALAMLAVGTLSLYRALTARRSYAWLFFGLTFAMVLLDKIETPSTALDQFVLTRILETVAGTLSCMAVSIVSTYTLRRRWPGERTPPPHEARWHPAAFAHAAQAGIALALLIGVARALALPALAQSAVGVMAVMLVPTQGLGAGGLVPVSVRFVQRFVGCLAGGAMHRC; from the coding sequence ATGACCGCGGGCGCCGCCTGGAACGCACTGCTGGCGCGGATCACCCCACGCACGGTCGATGCCGGCGAGTGCGTGGCCTCGGTGCTGCTGGCGATCCTGGTGGCGCATGCGATCGGCGGCGACAACGTCGCGTGGGCGGCATTCGCGGGCTATATGGTGATGCGCGGCCATGCCAGCGAGACGGTATTGCGGGGGCTGTTGCGGATCGTCGGCACCGTCGCGGGCGGCCTGCTGGCGTTAGGACTGGCGCCGCTGGTCGCAACCACCTGGCTCGGCAGCGCGCTGGCGATGCTGGCCGTTGGGACGCTCAGCCTCTACCGCGCGCTGACCGCGCGGCGATCCTATGCCTGGCTGTTCTTCGGCCTGACCTTCGCGATGGTGCTGCTCGACAAGATCGAGACGCCGTCGACGGCGCTAGACCAATTCGTGCTCACCCGCATCCTTGAGACGGTAGCTGGTACCCTTTCCTGCATGGCGGTCAGCATCGTCTCCACGTACACGCTGCGCCGTCGCTGGCCGGGCGAGCGGACCCCGCCGCCGCATGAAGCGCGGTGGCATCCTGCCGCCTTCGCGCATGCCGCCCAGGCGGGGATCGCGCTGGCGCTGCTGATCGGCGTGGCGCGGGCACTGGCACTGCCGGCGCTCGCCCAGAGCGCGGTTGGCGTGATGGCCGTGATGCTGGTGCCGACGCAGGGACTGGGCGCGGGTGGCCTGGTGCCGGTGAGCGTGCGGTTTGTGCAGCGGTTCGTGGGTTGCCTGGCGGGGGGCGCGATGCACCGCTGCTGA
- a CDS encoding dienelactone hydrolase family protein, with translation MALVRQTLVYDGPGGPFEGTALWDDGLGHARPGVLVLPNVLGAKEADVDKAEDLARLGYVALVADVFGQGKRTAMGDPAYSRYMDELNADRALLRDRLAVSLGTLAGLAPVDRDRLSAIGFCFGGKCVLDMARAGLPIRGGVSFHGVYDRPNLPDDAPIAAKLLLCHGWEDPLCPPDATVALAQELTERGADWQLHAYGHAGHAFTDRSRVQSKNPAITFEPKADRRSWQAMTNFLAELFA, from the coding sequence ATGGCATTGGTTCGACAGACGCTGGTCTATGACGGCCCCGGCGGTCCCTTCGAAGGCACCGCGCTATGGGACGATGGCCTGGGCCATGCCCGGCCGGGCGTGCTGGTCTTGCCGAACGTGCTCGGCGCCAAGGAGGCGGATGTCGACAAGGCCGAGGATCTTGCCCGGCTCGGCTATGTCGCGCTGGTCGCGGACGTCTTCGGCCAGGGCAAGCGCACCGCGATGGGGGATCCCGCCTATTCGCGTTACATGGACGAACTCAACGCCGATCGGGCCTTGCTGCGGGATCGGCTGGCGGTTTCCCTCGGCACGCTCGCCGGCTTGGCGCCGGTGGATCGTGACCGCCTCAGCGCTATCGGTTTCTGTTTCGGCGGCAAATGCGTGCTCGACATGGCGCGCGCGGGGCTGCCGATCCGGGGTGGGGTGTCGTTCCACGGAGTCTATGACCGGCCGAACCTGCCCGACGACGCGCCGATCGCGGCGAAGCTGCTGCTATGCCATGGTTGGGAGGATCCGCTGTGCCCGCCCGACGCGACCGTGGCGCTGGCGCAGGAACTGACCGAACGCGGGGCCGACTGGCAGCTCCACGCCTATGGCCATGCCGGCCACGCCTTCACTGATCGGAGCCGCGTCCAGAGCAAGAACCCCGCGATCACCTTCGAGCCGAAAGCCGATCGGCGCAGCTGGCAGGCGATGACCAACTTCCTCGCCGAGCTGTTCGCATGA
- the gpmA gene encoding 2,3-diphosphoglycerate-dependent phosphoglycerate mutase translates to MPTLVLIRHGQSAWNLENRFTGWWDVDLTEQGVREATAAGTLMKEKGLDFDLAFTSFQSRAIKTLHLALEAMDRLWLPEEKDWRLNERHYGGLTGLDKAETAAKHGDEQVKIWRRSFDVPPPLPEAGSPWDLTQDPRYAGIPIPQTESLKDTIARVLPYWEQRIAPELKAGKRVLIAAHGNSLRALVKHLSGIADEDIVSLEIPTGQPIVYQLDGDLKEVERYYLSER, encoded by the coding sequence ATGCCCACGCTCGTCCTGATCCGCCACGGCCAGTCGGCCTGGAACTTGGAAAACCGCTTCACCGGCTGGTGGGACGTCGACCTGACCGAGCAGGGCGTGCGCGAAGCGACTGCCGCCGGCACGCTGATGAAGGAAAAGGGCCTCGACTTCGATCTCGCCTTCACCAGCTTCCAGAGCCGCGCGATCAAGACGCTGCATCTGGCGCTGGAAGCGATGGACCGGCTGTGGCTGCCGGAAGAAAAGGACTGGCGCCTCAACGAGCGCCATTATGGCGGCCTGACCGGCCTCGACAAGGCGGAGACGGCGGCCAAGCACGGCGACGAGCAGGTCAAGATCTGGCGCCGCAGCTTCGACGTGCCGCCGCCGCTCCCGGAGGCAGGCTCGCCCTGGGATCTGACCCAGGATCCGCGCTATGCCGGCATTCCGATCCCGCAGACCGAGAGCCTGAAGGACACGATCGCCCGCGTGCTGCCCTATTGGGAGCAGCGCATCGCCCCCGAGCTCAAGGCCGGCAAGCGCGTGCTGATCGCGGCGCACGGCAACTCGCTGCGCGCGCTGGTCAAGCACCTGTCGGGTATCGCCGACGAGGACATCGTTAGCCTGGAAATCCCGACCGGCCAGCCGATCGTGTACCAGCTCGACGGAGACCTGAAGGAAGTCGAGCGCTATTATCTGAGCGAGCGGTGA
- a CDS encoding amidase — protein MRTWGVAMLALVAASPAVAQVQVEEVPATRIAADLAAGKTSSAAVTAAYLARIAAMDQKGPTLRSVIAVSPDALAQARASDARRKAGKPLGPLDGVPVLIKDNIETKELPTTAGSLALKDNRTGRDAPVVAQLRGAGAVILGKTNLSEWANIRSDHSMSGWSAVGGLVRNPYALDRTSCGSSSGSGAAAAASFAAVAVGTETDGSVVCPSVMNGLVGLKPTLGLVSRTHVVPISHSQDTPGPMGRSVTDVALLFSAMVGEDPADPATKGANAYRKDYAQGLAADALKGMRIGYWRPEMADDLAARFDKALGELRAAGATLVEVKLPKLEGLGEAEGLVLYTELKDDLAAYLATTPAAVKVRTLADVIAFNKAHAGEEMAFFGQETFVKAEATKGLDDPDYKAARAKSQRLAGPEGIDAMLKAAGAEVLVTPTYGTPWLSDPAHGDQFVGPSASELPAVSGYPHLTVPMGLVNGLPAGLSFIGTAYSDGLLLRTGYAYEQASKARVAPAYRTTIPADLGPRGR, from the coding sequence ATGCGGACTTGGGGTGTTGCGATGCTGGCGCTTGTCGCGGCCAGCCCGGCGGTGGCGCAGGTGCAGGTAGAGGAGGTGCCAGCGACGCGCATCGCCGCGGATCTCGCGGCAGGCAAGACGAGCAGCGCGGCGGTGACCGCCGCCTATCTCGCCCGCATCGCGGCAATGGATCAGAAGGGGCCGACGCTCCGCTCGGTGATCGCGGTGAGCCCCGATGCGCTGGCCCAGGCCCGCGCAAGCGACGCGCGCCGCAAGGCCGGCAAGCCGCTGGGTCCGCTCGACGGCGTGCCGGTGTTGATCAAGGACAATATCGAGACGAAGGAACTGCCGACCACCGCTGGCAGCCTGGCGCTCAAGGACAATCGCACGGGTCGCGATGCTCCGGTGGTGGCGCAGCTGCGTGGGGCGGGCGCGGTGATCCTCGGCAAGACCAACTTGAGCGAATGGGCCAATATCCGGTCGGATCACTCGATGAGCGGGTGGAGCGCGGTCGGGGGGCTGGTGCGCAACCCCTATGCGCTCGATCGCACCTCGTGCGGCTCGTCGAGCGGATCGGGGGCAGCGGCAGCGGCGAGCTTCGCCGCGGTGGCGGTCGGCACCGAAACCGATGGTTCGGTGGTCTGCCCCTCGGTGATGAACGGGCTGGTCGGCTTGAAGCCGACGCTGGGGTTGGTGAGCCGTACCCACGTCGTGCCGATTAGCCACAGCCAGGATACGCCGGGGCCGATGGGGCGCAGCGTGACGGACGTCGCGTTGCTCTTCTCGGCGATGGTCGGCGAAGATCCCGCCGATCCGGCGACCAAGGGCGCAAATGCCTACCGCAAGGACTATGCGCAGGGCCTAGCCGCGGACGCGCTGAAGGGCATGCGGATCGGCTATTGGCGGCCCGAGATGGCCGACGATCTCGCCGCCCGCTTCGACAAGGCGCTGGGCGAGCTGCGTGCGGCCGGCGCGACGCTGGTCGAGGTGAAGCTGCCCAAGCTTGAAGGGCTGGGCGAGGCCGAGGGGCTGGTGCTCTATACCGAACTCAAGGACGATCTCGCCGCGTACCTCGCGACCACGCCGGCGGCGGTGAAGGTGCGAACGCTGGCCGACGTGATCGCGTTCAACAAGGCGCATGCGGGCGAGGAGATGGCATTCTTCGGCCAGGAAACCTTCGTGAAGGCCGAGGCGACCAAGGGCCTCGACGATCCCGACTACAAGGCAGCCCGCGCCAAGTCGCAGCGGCTGGCGGGGCCGGAGGGCATCGACGCGATGCTCAAGGCGGCGGGCGCCGAGGTGCTGGTAACGCCCACCTATGGCACGCCCTGGCTGAGCGACCCGGCGCATGGCGATCAGTTCGTCGGTCCGTCGGCGAGCGAGCTGCCGGCCGTGTCGGGCTACCCGCACCTCACGGTGCCGATGGGACTGGTGAACGGGCTGCCGGCCGGGCTGTCGTTCATCGGCACCGCCTATTCGGACGGACTGCTGCTGCGCACGGGCTATGCGTACGAGCAGGCGAGCAAGGCGCGGGTGGCGCCGGCGTACCGGACGACCATCCCGGCGGATCTGGGGCCGCGCGGGCGGTGA
- a CDS encoding AraC family transcriptional regulator, with translation MQTPLARYHARMQRVLDHVDTHAEEDLDLETLAGVAAFSKHHFHRQFSALFGLSVHRYVQLVRMKRASYRLAYRPGEAVTGIALEAGYEAPEAFARAFRQRFGQAPSQFRAAPDWHPWHAALAPLTQARSQTMQTRFKLADVAIIDVPATPVAFLTHRGDPARLGDTIRRFIAWRKTTGHRPPASATYTIFHTDPRTTPPEDYRLDLGAGVAHPVADAEHGIEPGLIPASRCAMLRVVGQADDLEPAALFLYREWLPDSGDEPGDFPLFARRVAFFPDVPERESVTELYLPLR, from the coding sequence ATGCAGACGCCGCTCGCCCGCTACCATGCCCGGATGCAGCGCGTGCTCGACCATGTCGACACGCATGCCGAGGAGGATCTCGACCTGGAGACGCTGGCGGGCGTCGCGGCGTTTTCGAAGCATCATTTCCACCGCCAGTTCAGCGCGCTGTTCGGCCTGTCGGTGCACCGCTACGTCCAGCTCGTGCGGATGAAGCGGGCATCCTACCGCCTCGCCTATCGGCCGGGCGAGGCCGTAACCGGCATTGCGCTGGAGGCCGGCTATGAAGCGCCCGAGGCCTTCGCCCGGGCCTTTCGCCAGCGCTTCGGTCAGGCGCCCTCGCAGTTCCGCGCGGCGCCGGACTGGCACCCCTGGCACGCGGCCCTCGCGCCGCTAACCCAAGCAAGGAGCCAGACGATGCAGACCCGATTCAAGCTTGCCGACGTGGCTATCATCGACGTCCCCGCCACCCCGGTGGCATTCCTCACGCACCGCGGCGACCCCGCCCGTCTCGGCGACACGATCCGCCGCTTCATCGCCTGGCGCAAGACCACCGGCCACCGCCCGCCGGCAAGTGCCACCTACACCATCTTCCACACCGATCCGCGCACCACCCCGCCGGAGGACTATCGGCTCGACCTGGGCGCGGGTGTTGCGCACCCGGTGGCAGACGCCGAGCACGGCATCGAGCCCGGCCTGATCCCGGCGAGCCGCTGCGCCATGCTGCGGGTCGTGGGTCAGGCAGACGACCTAGAACCCGCCGCCCTCTTCCTCTACCGCGAATGGTTGCCAGATAGCGGCGACGAACCCGGGGACTTCCCGCTCTTCGCCCGCCGCGTCGCCTTCTTTCCCGACGTGCCGGAACGGGAATCGGTGACCGAACTCTATCTCCCGCTGCGATAG
- a CDS encoding ribonucleoside-diphosphate reductase subunit alpha codes for MEFRDSENSVNETATIEAAPASKALDSKAIVPQPYPVEVDHARDALLTDFGKETLKDRYLLPGESYQDLFVRVASAYADDQAHAQRLYDYISKLWFMPATPVLSNGGTGRGLPISCYLNSVPDSLDGIVQTWNENVWLASRGGGIGTYWGSVRGIGEPVGLNGKTSGIIPFVRVMDSLTLAISQGSLRRGSAACYLDISHPEIEEFLEIRKPSGDFNRKALNLHHGVLIPDAFMEAVRDGREWQLKSPKDGSVRSTVDARALFQKLVETRLATGEPYIVFSDHVNSTMPKHHRDLGLKVSTSNLCSEITLPTGRDHLGNDRTAVCCLSSLNLETWDEWNKDKLFVEDVMRFLDNVLTDYIERAPDEMARARYSAARERSVGLGVMGFHSFLQARGIPFEGAMAKSWNLRIFKHVSAQVNEASMALAVERGPCPDAADMGVMERFSCKMAIAPTASISIICGGTSACIEPIPANIYTHKTLSGSFSVRNPYLEKLLKEKSKNSDAVWNSILEQGGSVQHLDFLTPEEKDTYKTSFEIDQRWILELAGDRAPFIDQAQSLNLFIPADVEKWDLLMLHFRAWELGIKSLYYLRSKSVQRAGFAGGVEADNTIEKPKFDLGESTDYDECLACQ; via the coding sequence ATGGAATTCAGGGATAGTGAGAACAGCGTGAACGAGACCGCCACCATCGAAGCCGCCCCCGCCAGCAAGGCGCTCGACAGCAAGGCGATCGTGCCGCAGCCCTATCCGGTCGAGGTCGATCATGCGCGCGACGCGCTGCTCACCGATTTCGGCAAGGAGACGCTGAAGGACCGCTACCTGCTCCCCGGCGAAAGCTATCAGGATCTGTTCGTCCGCGTTGCCTCGGCCTATGCCGACGACCAGGCGCATGCGCAGCGCCTGTACGACTATATCTCGAAGCTGTGGTTCATGCCGGCCACCCCGGTGCTGTCGAACGGCGGCACGGGCCGCGGCCTGCCGATCAGCTGCTACCTCAACTCGGTGCCGGACAGCTTGGACGGTATCGTCCAGACCTGGAACGAGAATGTCTGGCTCGCCTCGCGCGGCGGCGGCATCGGCACCTATTGGGGCAGCGTGCGCGGCATCGGCGAGCCGGTGGGCCTGAACGGCAAGACCAGCGGCATCATCCCGTTCGTCCGCGTGATGGATTCGCTGACGCTGGCAATTTCGCAGGGCTCGCTGCGCCGCGGTTCGGCGGCCTGCTATCTCGACATCTCGCACCCCGAGATCGAGGAGTTCCTCGAGATCCGGAAACCCTCGGGCGACTTCAACCGCAAGGCGCTCAACCTGCACCACGGCGTACTGATCCCCGACGCGTTCATGGAAGCCGTGCGCGATGGCCGCGAATGGCAGTTGAAGAGCCCGAAGGACGGCTCGGTCCGCTCGACGGTCGATGCGCGCGCGCTGTTCCAGAAGCTGGTCGAGACCCGCCTCGCCACCGGCGAGCCGTACATCGTGTTCTCGGATCACGTGAACTCGACCATGCCGAAGCACCACCGGGATCTGGGCCTCAAGGTCTCGACCTCGAACCTGTGTTCGGAAATCACGCTGCCCACCGGCCGCGACCATCTAGGTAATGATCGTACCGCGGTGTGCTGCCTGTCCTCGCTCAACCTCGAGACCTGGGACGAGTGGAACAAGGACAAGCTGTTCGTCGAGGACGTGATGCGCTTCCTCGACAACGTGCTGACCGACTATATCGAGCGCGCGCCCGACGAGATGGCCCGCGCCCGCTATTCGGCGGCGCGGGAGCGTTCGGTCGGCCTCGGCGTGATGGGCTTCCACAGCTTCCTCCAGGCCCGTGGCATCCCGTTCGAAGGCGCGATGGCGAAGAGCTGGAACCTGCGCATCTTCAAGCATGTCAGCGCGCAGGTGAACGAAGCCTCGATGGCGCTGGCGGTCGAGCGCGGGCCATGCCCGGATGCCGCCGACATGGGCGTGATGGAGCGCTTCAGCTGCAAGATGGCGATCGCGCCGACCGCGTCGATCTCGATCATCTGCGGCGGCACCAGCGCCTGCATCGAACCGATCCCGGCCAATATCTACACCCACAAGACGCTCAGCGGCTCCTTCTCGGTGCGCAATCCGTATCTGGAGAAGCTGCTCAAGGAGAAGTCGAAGAATTCCGACGCGGTGTGGAATTCGATCCTCGAGCAGGGCGGCTCGGTCCAGCACCTCGACTTCCTGACGCCGGAAGAGAAGGACACATACAAGACCAGCTTCGAGATCGACCAGCGTTGGATCCTGGAGCTTGCGGGCGATCGCGCGCCGTTCATCGACCAGGCGCAGTCGCTCAACCTGTTCATCCCGGCCGACGTGGAAAAGTGGGACCTGCTGATGCTCCACTTCCGCGCTTGGGAGCTGGGCATCAAGTCGCTCTACTATCTCCGCTCGAAGTCGGTGCAGCGCGCCGGGTTCGCCGGCGGGGTCGAGGCCGACAACACGATCGAGAAGCCCAAGTTCGACCTAGGCGAGTCGACCGACTACGACGAGTGCCTTGCCTGTCAGTAA
- a CDS encoding fasciclin domain-containing protein — MVPVSKFMIAALGGLVVAATPVSAFAQSKTVGGAEMVASKTIVENASQSADHTTLVAAVKAAGLVDTLNGKGPFTVFAPTNAAFALLPAGTVDTLLKPENKGTLTSILTYHVVPGKVTATQLVGKIKAGGGTAMLTTVQGETLKASLSGSNVVLIDAKGGQAMVTIADVPQSNGVVHVVDHVLLP; from the coding sequence ATGGTGCCCGTTTCCAAGTTCATGATAGCCGCTCTGGGCGGTCTCGTCGTCGCCGCAACGCCGGTCTCGGCCTTCGCGCAGTCGAAGACGGTCGGCGGCGCCGAGATGGTTGCCAGCAAGACCATCGTCGAGAATGCCTCGCAGTCGGCCGACCACACCACGCTGGTGGCGGCAGTAAAGGCTGCCGGTCTCGTCGATACGCTGAACGGCAAGGGCCCCTTCACCGTCTTTGCACCGACCAATGCCGCGTTTGCGCTGCTGCCCGCCGGTACCGTCGACACGCTGCTCAAGCCCGAGAACAAGGGAACGCTGACCAGCATCCTCACCTACCATGTCGTGCCGGGCAAGGTCACCGCGACCCAGCTCGTCGGCAAGATCAAGGCCGGCGGCGGCACCGCGATGCTTACGACCGTGCAGGGCGAGACGCTGAAGGCCAGTCTGTCGGGCAGCAATGTCGTGCTTATCGATGCCAAGGGCGGGCAGGCCATGGTGACGATCGCCGACGTGCCGCAGTCGAACGGCGTGGTGCATGTGGTCGATCACGTGCTGCTGCCCTGA
- a CDS encoding DUF2171 domain-containing protein encodes MADLSVIKEHMEVIGADGVHVGTVDKVEGDRIKLTKKDSGAQVEGAEGSHEGHHHFVSGGLVAEVEGDTVRLSANADVAVELFEEEA; translated from the coding sequence ATGGCAGATCTGAGCGTAATCAAGGAGCATATGGAAGTCATTGGCGCCGATGGCGTCCATGTCGGCACCGTCGACAAGGTCGAGGGCGACCGCATCAAGCTGACCAAGAAGGATTCGGGCGCGCAGGTCGAAGGCGCCGAGGGCAGCCATGAGGGCCATCATCACTTCGTCTCGGGCGGCCTGGTCGCCGAGGTCGAGGGCGACACGGTGCGCCTGTCGGCCAATGCCGACGTAGCCGTCGAGCTGTTCGAAGAAGAAGCCTGA
- a CDS encoding ribonucleotide-diphosphate reductase subunit beta, whose protein sequence is MSLLEARKTYKPFEYPWAYEYWKRQQQVHWLPEEVPLGEDCRDWAQKLSDHERNLLTQIFRFFTQADVEVQDCYHEKYGRVFKPTEVKMMLTAFSNMETVHIAAYSHLLDTIGMPETEYSAFLQYKEMKDKHDYLSTFGVDTDEDIAKTLAMFGGFTEGLQLFASFAMLMNFPRFNKMKGMGQIVTWSIRDESLHCEGIIKLFHTFCKERNCMTPSVRDDILDMCQKTVRIEDAFIDLVFEMGPVNGMTPKDIKKYVRFIADWRLGQLGLKPIYMIDEHPLPWLAPLLNGVEHANFFETRATEYSKAATRGQWNEVWESFDKRRQAKTSTIANEDAIEGDMFAKAGIAAE, encoded by the coding sequence ATGTCGCTTCTCGAAGCCCGCAAGACCTACAAGCCCTTCGAATATCCCTGGGCCTATGAATATTGGAAGCGCCAGCAGCAGGTCCACTGGCTGCCGGAAGAAGTGCCGCTGGGCGAGGATTGCCGCGACTGGGCGCAGAAGCTGTCGGATCACGAGCGCAACCTGCTCACCCAGATCTTCCGCTTCTTCACCCAGGCCGATGTGGAGGTGCAGGATTGCTACCACGAGAAGTACGGCCGCGTGTTCAAGCCGACCGAGGTGAAGATGATGCTCACCGCCTTCTCCAACATGGAGACGGTGCACATCGCGGCGTACAGCCACCTGCTCGACACGATCGGCATGCCCGAGACCGAATACAGCGCCTTCCTCCAGTACAAGGAGATGAAGGACAAGCATGATTACCTCAGCACCTTCGGCGTCGATACCGACGAGGACATCGCCAAGACGCTGGCGATGTTCGGCGGCTTCACCGAGGGGCTGCAGCTGTTCGCCAGCTTCGCGATGCTGATGAACTTCCCGCGCTTCAACAAGATGAAGGGCATGGGCCAGATCGTCACCTGGTCGATCCGCGACGAGAGCCTGCACTGCGAGGGCATCATCAAGCTGTTCCACACTTTCTGCAAGGAACGGAACTGCATGACGCCGAGCGTGCGCGACGACATTCTGGACATGTGCCAGAAGACCGTCCGCATCGAGGACGCGTTCATCGACCTGGTGTTCGAAATGGGCCCGGTGAACGGCATGACGCCCAAGGACATCAAGAAGTATGTCCGCTTCATCGCCGACTGGCGCCTCGGCCAGCTGGGCCTCAAGCCGATCTACATGATCGACGAGCACCCCCTGCCCTGGCTCGCCCCGCTGCTCAACGGCGTCGAGCACGCCAATTTCTTCGAGACGCGCGCCACCGAATATTCGAAGGCGGCGACGCGCGGCCAGTGGAACGAGGTCTGGGAGAGCTTCGACAAGCGTCGCCAGGCCAAGACCAGCACGATCGCCAACGAGGATGCGATCGAAGGCGACATGTTCGCCAAGGCCGGCATCGCAGCCGAGTAA